The Methanosarcina barkeri str. Wiesmoor DNA segment TTTTCATAATTGGAGTAGCTTTATCAGTTAGTTTGGTATTAGGTGGTACTGGAGTAGTTCCGGTTGAAGGACCAAATTTCGCAATGTATGAAAACATTGTCCTTTTACTCGAAGTACTGGTAATACTATATATTCTTGCTGTGTCAGCAAAATATAAAAACTGGCCTACACTTGGACTTGGAATAATTTCAGCAGCCTTATTTGCTTACACTTATGCCAATGTTCCAGGTGCCGAGGGTGCTTCTTTTAATATTGATCCACTGGCTCAGCTCATGATCTTAATTGTGAATATAGTCGGTACTGCGATTATTTTATTCGCAACTGGATACATGGACCAGTATGAGGAGCACAGACATCTTAATAGACAAAAGATATTTTACTTTACAATGAGCTTCTTCCTGGCAGCCATGAATGGTCTGGTAATGTCTGACACACTAGGATGGCTGTATCTTTTCTGGGAACTAACAACTCTGTGTTCATTCGTGTTGATCTCATACAACATGGATGAAGAAGGAATCAACAACGGTTTCAGGGCTCTGTCTTTAAACCTGGTTGGCGGAGTTGCTATGTCTATAGGCATAATTCTGCTTGCAACTAACTATAATATAAGTTCCCTTACTGGGATTGCAACTTACGCTGGAACTGATGCAGTAGCTTTGGCCGCTTTAGCCCTTCCTGTTGCTTTACTCTGTATTGGAGGCTTTGCGAAATCTGCTCAGATGCCTTTCCATAGCTGGCTCTTAGGCGCAATGGTAGCTCCAACTCCTGTTTCTGCTTTACTACACTCAAGCACGATGGTAAATGCCGGTGTGTTTTTAGTTGTCAAGCTTGTACCAGCTTATGCTAATACCTCCCTCGGAACAGCTATTGCAGTTTACGGTAGCTTCACCTTCGTTATCTGTTCAGCTTTAGCCTTATCTCAAAGAAACGCTAAAAGAGTGCTTGCTTATTCAACTATTGCAAACCTGGGATTAATTATCGCAAGCGCCGGGATAGGCACACCTCTGGCTGTAGCTGCTTCGATGATGCTTATTCTGTTCCACGCCATATCGAAAGGTCTCTTATTCCTGTGCACAGGTGAAATTGAGCACACCATAGGAAGCAGAGATATCGAGGATATGTCAGGATTAATTAAGAAGGCTCCTCTTCTCACTTCCATTGCAGCTCTGGGAATGGTATCCATGCTATTGCCTCCTTTTGGGGTATTGCTTACAAAATGGGTATCAATGGAAGCTGCTTCAAACAATCCTGTTGTGATAATATTCATAGTACTTGGAAGTGCACTTACCACAGTTTATTACTCTAAATGGCTTGGAACAATCTTATCAACCAGCATGGATAAAAATGCAGTTCCCCATAAAAAACTGGAAACATATTTCCCACTATCGGTCCTTGGGTTATCCATTATAGGTACAAGTATCTTCATATTTTCAATATATGATTACTTCATTAGACCTCAGGTAGAAATTCTACTCAAAGTTGCTCCTGCTGTTACAGGACAGGCTGGGCAGTTTACCTCTGAAATAGGGGCATTTGCTTATGCAGCAATATTTGCAGTGCTTGCTCTGGCTATTCTGATCTATCTCGCTACCAAGAACATGTTCACACCTCGTACAGCTGGCTATTATATGTGTGGGGAGAACAACCTTGAAAAGGACAGATTAATGTTTAGAAATGGACTTTGCAGTTACGAAAAATGTAGTGTCTCCAACATCTATCTCCAGAATATTTTTGGAGAAAGTAAACTTACAACATTTGGATACGCAATTTCCATAATTCTGATTGTAATTGCATTAGCAGGAGGAGTCGGATTATGAACGATATTCTAACAATTATTCTTGTCTTAATTGGTGCTCCTATCATCGGCTGTTTAGCCTCAGGAATAGACAGGAAAATCACTGCAAGATTGCAGGGTAGAGTAGGGCCTCCTCTTTTGCAGCCATACTATGATGTTAAGAAGCTCCTTAGCAAAGACAATATGGTTGTAAATCCATCTCAAAACTTTTACGTGGTCGTGTACCTCGCCTTTATCATTTTGAGTCTCTTTATGTTGGTCTTCAAACAAGACTTCTTGATGATAATATTCGTCTACACAGTAGCTTCGGTAGCTCTAGTTGTAGGAGGAATGAGCACTGGTTCTCCGTACGCTAGAATAGGAAGTTCAAGGGAAATAATGGCTATACTGTCCTATGAACCAGTTTTAATATTATATGCTCTTGCAATTTACTTGCTTACCGGCACTTTCAAGTTATCAGCTTTGTTAGACGCATCATCCCCTCTGCTAATGTATACACCTCTTATATTCATAGCAATGATAGTTGTTCTGAATATAAAATTGAAAAAATCACCCTTTGACTACTCAACCTCTCACCATGGTCACCAGGAGCTGATTAAAGGTATGACGACCGAATATGGTGGGCCAGGGTTTGCTACCATTGAGATTGCACACTTTTATGAGTATGTGTTTTTAACAGGGCTCATATTCTTATTCTGGGCATCAACCCCAGTAATAGGTGTGCTTATAGGTATCATTGCTTACTTGCTTGTAATTGTTATAGATAACATTACTGCAAGAGTGTACTGGCAGTGGATGCTCAAACTGAGTTGGACAATCCTGCTAGTTATTTCGCTTGTGAACATAGCATACCTGTACGTTAGTGGAGTCAAATTAGTTTAAAAAGAGGGACACTTATGAGTTTGGCAAAATCCCCATGGATTATACATGTTAACTGTAACAGTTGCAACGGTTGTGATATTGAAGTAGTGGCCTGTCTTACTCCTCTATATGATGCTGAAAGATTTGGCGTTTTAAACATTGGTACTCCCAAGCAAGCTGATATAATGGTGGTTACAGGCTCGGTGAATTATAAGAATGTAAATGTGCTTAAGAACATTTATAATCAGATTCCTGATCCTAAAGTCGTTCTGGCTGTAGGCGCCTGCGCATCTACAGGTGGGATATTCCATGATTGCTATAATGTGATAGGTGGTGTGGATCAGGTCATACCAGTAGATGCATATGTTCCCGGATGTTGCCCAAGGCCTGAAGCCATACTTGACGGAGTAGTGGCAGCACTTTCAATACTTGAAAATAAGAAGAAAGGGAATATCAAAGGAAAAGAAGTAAAATTGAAAGGAAACGAGGTGCCATCAAATGCTTGAGAATGAGGTAGAAATTAAAAACAGTGATGAGCTGCTAAAAACCGTTGAGGGTTTAAAAAATGATGGCTATCGAAATGTTACTATGATATGCCTGAAAGCTAACGAAGGTCACGAATTCATATATGTCTTTGAAAAAGACTACCAACTAAAAAATCTAAGGTACTTCTTGAAACCAGGCGAGAAGCCAAAGAGTATATCAGGCATTTATCTATGTGCACTTTTGATTGAGAATGAGTACCAGGATCTCTTCGGATTGACTTTCGAAGGTTTAGCAATAGACTACAAGGGCCACCTCTACTTAACGCCAAACAGTCCGAAAGCTCCTTTAGCTTAAAGCAATTTGAGAGGAGAATCATATGACAACTGTAATACCTTTTGGTCCTCAACACCCCGTTTTACCCGAACCAGTATCGTTAAAACTTGAAATTGACGACGATGTTGTTGTTGGAGTACTTCCCTCATTGGGCTATGTTCACAGAGGGCTTGAGACATTTATAAACACAAAGGACTTTAATCAAACAACTTATGTTTGTGAGAGAATATGCGGAATATGCAGCGCTCTCCATGGTATAACTTATACACGGACAGTAGAAAAATTGTTTGACACTGAAATCCCTGAAAGAGCACAATATATAAGAGTAATAGTTGGTGAACTTAATAGACTTCACAGTCACCTCCTCTGGCTTGGCCTGTTTGCCGATGGTTTTGGGTTTGAAAGCCTTTTTTACGAATGCTGGAAGTACAGAGAAGAAGTACTGGATGTAGCGGAAAGAATTTGCGGAAACAGAGTCATACATTCAATATCCAAAGTTGGAGGAGTTACTAGAGATCTGACTAAGGAACATATTGATATGCTTTTGAAAATGTGTGATTCACTGGAAACTGAAATTAAAAATATTGAAAAAGTTTTCGTAAACAATTACACGGTTAAGCAAAGACTTGTGGGATTAGCTACATTGTCAAAGCAAGTTGCATACGAAGTTGGAACCGCTGGTCCTACACTTAGAGGAAGTGGGAACGCTATTGACGTGCGGGAAACACCAGATTGGGATATCTATAAGGATCTCGGTTTTAAGACGGCTGTTGAAAAGGATGGAGATTGTTACGCCAGAACTAAAGTAAGAATTACTGAGCTATTAAATTCTCTTACTATTATAAGAAATGCAATCTCCAAGATGCCTGAGGGTGAGATTGAAGTACGTGTAAAGGGCTTCCCTACGGGCGAAGCGATTATGAGAACAGAGCAGCCCAGAGGTGAAGTCATATACTACGTGAAAGGTAATGGCACCAAAAAACTGGAAAGACTTAAAGTAAGGACGCCTACCTTTGCAAACATACCTTCACTGTTACTTATGTTACCGGGCGTCAAACTCGCTGACGTACCTATAGTTGTACTTACTATAGATCCCTGCGTTAGCTGCACTGAAAGATAAAGAAGAGGGTGATATTAATGGGCATGTTAAACCTTGTACTAACAAATATTTCTCGTAAACCTGCTACCAGACTTTACCCCTTCGAGATAAGGGAACCTTTTAAGGAGTTTAAAGGGAGGATTGTTTTTGACCCTGAGAACTGTATTCTCTGCGGACTATGTCAAAAGAAATGCCCGCCTGATGCAATAACAGTTACTAAGGCCGATAAAACATGGGAGCTCAACTTATTTAGATGCATAATGTGCACTGAATGCGTTAACGGCTGTCCAAAGGGCTGTCTTTCAATCTCTAATGAAAGAGCAAAGACTGGCGCTAAGGAAGTTATTAAGATAGCGGTTCCAATAGTAGACAAGCCAAAAGCTCCAAAAGCAGCACCTTCAAAATAAGAACTAATTTTTAAATTAATTCTTTTTTGATACTGCTTTTTTAATTTTTTTTTCAAATTTTTACTTGAAAAACAATACTGAATGTTCTCCGGTCTAAATTTGGCAGTTAAGGAAATCCACTAAGGGATTTCCAAAAGCCATTCAGGCAGAAAAAGCATTTTCCTCTTGACTTCTGTTTTTTTTGACTTCTGTTTTTTTGACTTCTATTTTAAATGAGGTAAAATAACTGATGGATTAAACAAACTACGGTAAGTGTGGATACAGTAGGCCAAATGAGAGTTTAGAAAAAACATATGCGCTCCGTGTTTTACTTCTTAAGAAACATCCAGAAAACACATTATAAAGCTAGAGAATTTAGTTAAGCTCTGCCAGAGAATTTAGTTAAGCTTTTATTCTTTCCTCTTACATGTTAATAATGAAAAAAGGCAAAAATGAACCGGAGATGAGCTGGCTGACGAGTAAAATTCCTTTTTCCAATACAGGGCCGGAAACTAATTTTGATAAACAATGGGCTTTTGAGATTGCTTACTTTACTCAGCATATAGGGACTGATCTCAGGAACCTTGGGGATCTTCTGAATTCAAGGGATTATGTTGAGTCACGTTTCCTGGTCTCAGAAATGAAGCAGAGAGCAGAATATGAAAAAACTGTTCAGCCCGATTTCAGGACTTCGGACGGCCTTACAAAAGCCCGCAAGTTGTTCAACAGCTTTCTGGATGAGTGTGTTAATTTTGCCGAGCTTTTGAGGATTACAACAATACAGGAAGAAACCGGGTGTGAAGAAGTAATGGATAAGCCCGAACAGATCAGGAACTCGATAGAGAGACTGAACCTTCTTAAAGAAATGTTAACTGATGAGCTTTGTTTTCACGGCTGGTATTACTGAACAGGCAGTATCTGAATATTTTCCCAGTCTTGTAATTAATGCGTATACCTTTATTAATCACAGCTAATACCTTTATTAATCACAGCTAATACCTGTATTGTAATTGCTACCTGTGAACTGTGCCCTAAGCTAAAGACTTCTGGGCTTCCTGAGTCATCCTCCCAACCAATGTTGACGAGTCGTACAGGCTCTACACCTCTTTCCGAAGGTGAAATAGAATCTGAGCATGAGATTATACTTGAGATGTCTTTCGACTTCCGGTTTTCTCCGGCTTAATGTCCTCGATCCCTTCAGGTATGAGATATACTCTGTTCTCCAACTTCTTCAACTTGGTTTTCGTATTTTGGGCTGTGGTGTCTGTATCTATAAAACTAATAATGTTAATAATACAAGTAAGTTCACAGAATCAATGCCAGAAGACCGTGAAAATGTGGATGTCTATATCCCCCAAGCTAAAGATTCAGGGGTTTTACGTTTCTTCCTATAAACGGTTTTTCTGGAAATCGATGTCATTCGGCTCAGGGGCTTTTCCTGATGATAGAAAGCTTTATTATTAAAAACTTCATTAGGGGAGTTGCAAAGGGTTATATACAGGAATGGGTAACAGGGTAGCTATTCAAATTAAAGGTTATCTAACCTAATATTATTTAATTTAATAATTCCGTCTGCCTGTATCACAGGGAATAACTCAAAAAAGCGTCCGGAACTTATCCAAGAAAATCGAATTTTTGCTGTATAAGTTTTATGTATCTCGGTTGTGAATTTCCCTGGTCCTTAGGCACCTTCTCGCATTCCCGGGGAATATTAACCATTTATACGGCGTGTTTACCTGTTTTTAGCTGGTATCATGTACTGGTTTAAATAAATGGCCTCTTCCGTAAAGGATACTGTCGGGTATGCGGCAGAGTATGTAAGCAGCAGACCTGCAAATTGAGCGATCTGTAAAAAAATGTTAATATTAGAGTGAGTACATGGAAAAATTAGCAAAATTTAAGGCATTGGGGCTTTCAGACAGTATGTTAAAAGCCCTTAAAAAGAAAGGGTTTGAAGAACCAACCCCAATTCAGGAAAAAGTCATCCCGCTTTTTTTGAAAGGAGAATGTGATATTATAGGGCAGGCTCAGACCGGAACCGGGAAAACAACGGCTTTCGGAGCCCCCATTATAGAAAAAATTCCGGAAAAATCAGGAAAGGTGCAGGCTATAGTCCTGACCCCGACTCGAGAATTAGCAATCCAGGTCTCAGAAGAACTTAACTCTCTGAAAGGAGACAAAAAGCTGCATATTGTCCCGATTTATGGGGGACAGTCCATGACCCAGCAGTTCAGAATGCTGAAAAGCGGAGTTGATATTGTCGTGGGAACTCCAGGAAGGGTCATCGATCACCTTGAGCGGAAGAGCTTGAATCTTGAGAACATTGCTTATTTCGTACTGGATGAAGCTGATGAAATGCTCAATATGGGCTTTATTGATGATATTAAGGAAATCTTAAAGGCAACTGGGCCTGATAAGAGAATGCTTTTCTTTTCAGCTACAATGCCAAAGCCTATCCTTGGCATCATCAAGAAACACATGAAGAACTATGAATATGTTGCTATTAAGAAAGAAGATCTTGATGTGAACCTTACTGAGCAGATTTATTTCGAAGTCAAGGAAAGCGACAAATTTGAAGCCCTGTGCAGGATTATCGATATTGAAGACGAATTCTACGGGCTTGTGTTCTGCAGAACAAAAACCGATACCTCCCAACTTGCCCAGAAGCTTGGAGACCGGGGATATGCAGCCGATGCTCTGCACGGTGATCTTTCCCAGCGTGAAAGGGAAAAGATACTGAACAGGTTCAGAAAACAAAAGATTAACATCCTCGTAGCAACCGATGTTGCAGCTCGAGGTATCGATATCATGGACCTGACCCACGTAATTAACTATTCTCTTCCGCAAGACCCCGAGTCTTACGTACACAGGATAGGAAGAACCGGTAGGGCAGGAAAGCAGGGAACTGCAATTACTTTCGTTACATCTACGGAATACAGGCGGCTCACATACATAAAAAAGACTTCAAAATCCGCAATGAAGAGGGGCCGAATTCCTGAGATAAAAGATGTAATTAAAGCTAAAAGGGCAAGAGTAAAAGCCGAACTCGAAGAAACTATAAAAAACGAGGAGTACGGAGACTGTCTTGAGATGAGTGAAAAGTTCCTTGAAGAATACCCGGCCGAGAAAATCCTGGCTGCTCTCCTGAAGTACTCTTTCAAAGAGATGTTCGACGAAAGCATGTACACAGAGATCTCCGGAAGTTCATATGTCGACCGGAAAGGCAAAACCAGGCTTTTCATCGCAATGGGAAAAGCTGACGGCATGACCCCTGAGAAGCTCTGCGAGTTTATACAGGAAGAAACCGGAGTAAGCGACCTTAAAATAAGGGATGCAGAAATTTTCCCGCACTTCTCCTTCGTAACTGTACCTTTTGCCCAGGCTTCAGCCCTGCTTGAAATCTTCAAAGACAAAAAGAGAGGTCGAAAACCCTTTATAGAGCTTGCCCAGAAATCAAAGAGAAGAAGCTCAAAGAGTGCGGATGAATATCGTGGTGGCACTCGTAATGGCTCCAGGAGTTATTCTAGAAATGACTCCTGGAATGGCTCTCGCAATACGAACAGCAAAAGTTATACAAGAGATACACGAACTGCGAAGAAAAAATATTCTTCGTACTAATTTCATTTCTTTTTAAGGATTTCGGGGGCTACAAAGTTTCAGAAGTTTCAAAAAATTCTGAGAATTCTGAGAACATAATTTTACCCCGAATACTTTATTCAAACTTCGGATTTTTTACTCAGGCCTTTTAGTTTATTTTTCAGATTTATGTTGAAATCAAAACCAATAGACTAATTTTGCATAGGTCGAATAACTAATGATATTCTAGGAGTGGAATTCTTATTTTCCCAAAAAGGTCTTTATTCCTATTAAAATAACAAATATACCAAAAGCTTTTCTCAACACATCCATCGGGAGCGTATTTGCGAATTGTGCTCCGAATTTAGCACCAATAACCATAGCAATACAAATGATTATACCCGCATATAAATCGGTGTTTCCTCTTTTATAGTATTCAAGAAAAGCAAGTATGCCAACAGGTGGGAGCAGTGCAACTAGAGAAGTTCCCTGGGCTTTTATTTGAGAAAATCCCTGTAAAACAACTAGTGCAGGAATAATTATAACCCCACCACCGATACCAAATAGTCCACTTAAAATACCTGCTGCAGCACCAATCAGTAAATAAATTATTAAATCTTCCATAAAGTTTTACCGCCAAAATATGTTTCCAATGAATCTTCGACGTGTTCTGTTTTTCGTCACAAAAACAGACGCTGAATGAATATTAATATCATTTCATTAATAAAAAAATTATCTTGTTTATTAATAAGATAGAGGTCGTCAGCTGATTAGTGTAATTTTAAATCTGTGATCGAAGAATAAGGAGAAATAGAATAAGTAAGAGAATAAGAAAGAGAATAAGAAATAGAATAAGAAGTAGAATAAGAAATAGAATAAGAAAGAGAATAAGAAATAGAATAAGTAAGAGAATAAGAAAGAGAATAAGAAAGAGAATAAGTAAGAGAATAAGAAAGAGAATAAGAAAGAGAATAAGTAAGAGAATAAGAAGTAGAATAAGAAGCAAAATCAGAAATAGAATAAGAAATAGAATAAGAAGTAGAATAAGAAAGCGAATAAGAATAAGTAAGAGAATAAGAAATGGAATAAAAAATAAAAAACAAAATAGTAATTATTTTATACAGTAAAAGCCAGCCTGCATGTAAGAATACCAGAATAATTCCACGGTTCTAAATCCTGTTTTTCTTAAGAGTTCAAGGTGTTCTTCAACAGTTATTGGAAAATATTCGGTATCAAAACGCTTCAGATGCTCCTTTATTTCTTTATCAGTCCTGCCATGGTCTAACTGGAAATTGCGCCAGTACCTTTTCCCTACAATTATTCCTTCTTCTGTTAGCGGTCTGATATTTTCAAATGTAATATAAACTCCGCCTTCTTTTAGAAGATTATAGCACATACCAGTGGCCCTGGCCCTTTCTTCGCGGCTAAGATAGTGATGGCACTGTATCGCAGTGATGATATCTGGTTTTTCCTCCAATTCCTGAGAGAATTCCTGAGTAGAGGAAGCTTTCAGGAGTTCCAGCCGGTTAGCAGGGCAGGATGAAAGTTTTTTCTTTGCCTGGTTCAGCATGCCTTCTGAGGGATCAAGTAAAAGAAACTTTGTAGTCGGAAATTCCTCAATTGCTTTATTAACCAGGGATCCTGTTCCGCATCCGGTATCCAGCCAAATTCTTGGGATTGATGGCATGGACTTGATGAAATTGATAGTTTCCTGATGAAAACAGGAGTAGTAAGGGAGAACTCCGGAAATTCGGGAATCAAAGTCCTCAGGAAGATGAGGAGTGGCATTTTGGAAAGGCTTTGCAGAAGTCATGTTACTGGAATCCTTTTTAATTGTTATCTAAGTTGAAAATTCATATCTTTTTTCGGAAACAAGGGTAATTAATTGTTTTGTCTCGAAAAGTGAATATTAAGCAACTTCTTACAAGATATACTGAAGCTTTTTTAATATTTCCAAAGGGCGTTATAACTCTTAATTATTTCAAATTATTATGTATTTTATCCCAAAATTATTTCGAGTTTTTAATTTCTTTTATTGCAGCTATAGCTATATATTGTATACAGGTGATCCATTATTTTACTTCAACTTCGAATTTGTTTCATCTTACGTAATCGTTCCACAATACCAATATAGAATTGGAATTTACTCAATGTTTAACCTTTTGCGTTGCCTGCTGTTGTATTATGTATTTGCCTTTCAAATGGTTTTGAGTCTGCGAAATCATTTCAAAATACAACATTTCAAATTATTATGAAATAAGTAGATATTTATAATTTTAGATATTATTGCTTTAAGACTATATTGTTTTATTAAATCAGTTTTTAATTCCTAATAGTTTTTCCTGACAGTAAATAAGGAAAAGAAAGATTTGTCAAAAGATATTTCAAGAAAAAGAAAAAAGGAGTCATTCTCAATATGCATTACAGTCTTGGGATTGATGCTGGAGGTACTTATACCGATGCAGCGCTTGTAAGGGATTCGGACGGAGAGATTGTAGATTCAAATAAAGCGCTTACTACCTACCCCGACCCCATTACAGGCATTAAAAACGTAATTGATGGGCTCAATCCTGAATATCTTGAAAACGTAAAGCTGGTTTCGGTCTCAACGACCCTTTCCACCAATACCATCCTTGAAGGCACAGGTTTTCCTGTAGCCCTTATCCTTATAGGTGACCATCCGGTTGATAAAGAGTTACCAGCCGAACATGTGCTTTTTGCTGCTGGCGGGCACAACCATAATGGGGAGGAGGTCACTGCCCTTGATACTAAGGCTATCGAGGAATTTGCTTTGCAGGTCAAGGATAAGGTTTCAGCTTTTGCGATATCGTCTTACTTTAGCACAAGAAATCCTGAACACGAAATAAGGGCCAGAGACCTGGTTCTTGAACTTACAGGGCTGCCTGCGGTTTGCGGCCACGAGCTTTCCCAGGAACTGGGAGCTTACGAAAGGGCTGTGACGGCTTTTCTCAATGCCCAGCTCATCCCTATTACAAGACAGTTCGTGAAGTCCGTTATTTCAGATATCACGAAACGCGGGATTAACGCACGGCTCCTTATGCTCAAATGCGATGGCTCGGTAGTGGGGATAAGAGACGCCCTGAAAAAACCCATTGAAACTATCTTTTCAGGCCCTGCAGCAAGCCTTGTAGGAGCATCCCATCTTTCAGGGCTCAAGACCTGTGAGGTTGTGGATGTAGGAGGCACGAGCACGGACATCTCCTCAATCTGTATGGGTGTTCCAGACCTTAGCGATGAAGGGGCTGTCGTAGGCGGCTGGAAGACCCGCGTCCGGGCAATCAGGATGGAGACAACAGCTACAGGAGGGGATAGCCATATCTGGACCGTTAACAAGGAACTTTTCCTTGGGCCCAGGCGAGTCATCCCCCTGGCAGTAGCTGCAGTAAAATACCCGAGCTTTTTGAATAACCTCAAAAGAACGCCCGTACCTTTCAGAGAAGATCTGGGAGAGAACATCCAGCCCACAAAATTTTTTGTAAGATCCGGTTATCAGGTTGGAGAATTAAGCAGGACTGAAGCTGAGGTAATGAAGGTCATTGGGGAAGAACCCGTTTCGGTACCTGAAATCAATGTCCTTCTCCGAAAAGACGTCTATCCTCAGACATTA contains these protein-coding regions:
- a CDS encoding NADH-quinone oxidoreductase subunit L, translated to MIENTVMLLIIVPLLFSLLFVALPKSLYRYLAWAFFIIGVALSVSLVLGGTGVVPVEGPNFAMYENIVLLLEVLVILYILAVSAKYKNWPTLGLGIISAALFAYTYANVPGAEGASFNIDPLAQLMILIVNIVGTAIILFATGYMDQYEEHRHLNRQKIFYFTMSFFLAAMNGLVMSDTLGWLYLFWELTTLCSFVLISYNMDEEGINNGFRALSLNLVGGVAMSIGIILLATNYNISSLTGIATYAGTDAVALAALALPVALLCIGGFAKSAQMPFHSWLLGAMVAPTPVSALLHSSTMVNAGVFLVVKLVPAYANTSLGTAIAVYGSFTFVICSALALSQRNAKRVLAYSTIANLGLIIASAGIGTPLAVAASMMLILFHAISKGLLFLCTGEIEHTIGSRDIEDMSGLIKKAPLLTSIAALGMVSMLLPPFGVLLTKWVSMEAASNNPVVIIFIVLGSALTTVYYSKWLGTILSTSMDKNAVPHKKLETYFPLSVLGLSIIGTSIFIFSIYDYFIRPQVEILLKVAPAVTGQAGQFTSEIGAFAYAAIFAVLALAILIYLATKNMFTPRTAGYYMCGENNLEKDRLMFRNGLCSYEKCSVSNIYLQNIFGESKLTTFGYAISIILIVIALAGGVGL
- a CDS encoding respiratory chain complex I subunit 1 family protein — encoded protein: MNDILTIILVLIGAPIIGCLASGIDRKITARLQGRVGPPLLQPYYDVKKLLSKDNMVVNPSQNFYVVVYLAFIILSLFMLVFKQDFLMIIFVYTVASVALVVGGMSTGSPYARIGSSREIMAILSYEPVLILYALAIYLLTGTFKLSALLDASSPLLMYTPLIFIAMIVVLNIKLKKSPFDYSTSHHGHQELIKGMTTEYGGPGFATIEIAHFYEYVFLTGLIFLFWASTPVIGVLIGIIAYLLVIVIDNITARVYWQWMLKLSWTILLVISLVNIAYLYVSGVKLV
- a CDS encoding NADH-quinone oxidoreductase subunit B family protein gives rise to the protein MSLAKSPWIIHVNCNSCNGCDIEVVACLTPLYDAERFGVLNIGTPKQADIMVVTGSVNYKNVNVLKNIYNQIPDPKVVLAVGACASTGGIFHDCYNVIGGVDQVIPVDAYVPGCCPRPEAILDGVVAALSILENKKKGNIKGKEVKLKGNEVPSNA
- a CDS encoding NADH-quinone oxidoreductase subunit C, which produces MLENEVEIKNSDELLKTVEGLKNDGYRNVTMICLKANEGHEFIYVFEKDYQLKNLRYFLKPGEKPKSISGIYLCALLIENEYQDLFGLTFEGLAIDYKGHLYLTPNSPKAPLA
- a CDS encoding nickel-dependent hydrogenase large subunit; the protein is MTTVIPFGPQHPVLPEPVSLKLEIDDDVVVGVLPSLGYVHRGLETFINTKDFNQTTYVCERICGICSALHGITYTRTVEKLFDTEIPERAQYIRVIVGELNRLHSHLLWLGLFADGFGFESLFYECWKYREEVLDVAERICGNRVIHSISKVGGVTRDLTKEHIDMLLKMCDSLETEIKNIEKVFVNNYTVKQRLVGLATLSKQVAYEVGTAGPTLRGSGNAIDVRETPDWDIYKDLGFKTAVEKDGDCYARTKVRITELLNSLTIIRNAISKMPEGEIEVRVKGFPTGEAIMRTEQPRGEVIYYVKGNGTKKLERLKVRTPTFANIPSLLLMLPGVKLADVPIVVLTIDPCVSCTER
- a CDS encoding 4Fe-4S dicluster domain-containing protein, producing the protein MGMLNLVLTNISRKPATRLYPFEIREPFKEFKGRIVFDPENCILCGLCQKKCPPDAITVTKADKTWELNLFRCIMCTECVNGCPKGCLSISNERAKTGAKEVIKIAVPIVDKPKAPKAAPSK
- a CDS encoding DEAD/DEAH box helicase; the protein is MEKLAKFKALGLSDSMLKALKKKGFEEPTPIQEKVIPLFLKGECDIIGQAQTGTGKTTAFGAPIIEKIPEKSGKVQAIVLTPTRELAIQVSEELNSLKGDKKLHIVPIYGGQSMTQQFRMLKSGVDIVVGTPGRVIDHLERKSLNLENIAYFVLDEADEMLNMGFIDDIKEILKATGPDKRMLFFSATMPKPILGIIKKHMKNYEYVAIKKEDLDVNLTEQIYFEVKESDKFEALCRIIDIEDEFYGLVFCRTKTDTSQLAQKLGDRGYAADALHGDLSQREREKILNRFRKQKINILVATDVAARGIDIMDLTHVINYSLPQDPESYVHRIGRTGRAGKQGTAITFVTSTEYRRLTYIKKTSKSAMKRGRIPEIKDVIKAKRARVKAELEETIKNEEYGDCLEMSEKFLEEYPAEKILAALLKYSFKEMFDESMYTEISGSSYVDRKGKTRLFIAMGKADGMTPEKLCEFIQEETGVSDLKIRDAEIFPHFSFVTVPFAQASALLEIFKDKKRGRKPFIELAQKSKRRSSKSADEYRGGTRNGSRSYSRNDSWNGSRNTNSKSYTRDTRTAKKKYSSY
- a CDS encoding sulfite exporter TauE/SafE family protein, encoding MEDLIIYLLIGAAAGILSGLFGIGGGVIIIPALVVLQGFSQIKAQGTSLVALLPPVGILAFLEYYKRGNTDLYAGIIICIAMVIGAKFGAQFANTLPMDVLRKAFGIFVILIGIKTFLGK
- a CDS encoding class I SAM-dependent methyltransferase, with product MTSAKPFQNATPHLPEDFDSRISGVLPYYSCFHQETINFIKSMPSIPRIWLDTGCGTGSLVNKAIEEFPTTKFLLLDPSEGMLNQAKKKLSSCPANRLELLKASSTQEFSQELEEKPDIITAIQCHHYLSREERARATGMCYNLLKEGGVYITFENIRPLTEEGIIVGKRYWRNFQLDHGRTDKEIKEHLKRFDTEYFPITVEEHLELLRKTGFRTVELFWYSYMQAGFYCIK